The stretch of DNA gtgtttcctttcagcaactccattttgttgaggagtatcagtacaagatgtttggtggagggtgccatcataagcaagtaattcagaaaatttattagaggtatattcaccacctaaatcacaacgaaaacactttataacagaattatgttgagttttgaccattgcacgaaacatatgataaatgtcaaaaaattcagaccgatttttcataagataaacccaacaataacgagtgtaatcatcaataaacgaaacataatatctagatccacctttggtgagaaccagaaacacttttactaaacggtaaagctggaagtttggcaagtttacaaccacaacaatctgagatatcacaggtttgtaacttttctaaggctccagtagaagccaaatattttagtctagaagcagaaacatgtccaaggcgagaatgccatagataaaaactagaagataaggaattcaagcaaaaactagataataagtcagcagtagttgtggaggctgcagtatctgggagtcgcaggtcatccaaaacataaagtcccTCTTGTCTATGacctgtcccaatcagcctctcggaatgtggatcctgcacacaacaagaagtggaagaaaacataaccgaataatcgagatcacatatttgactaacagaagcaagactcaaagtaagattaggaatataataaacatcagaaagagacatgttaggtgtggagacagaaccaacgcCTGTTAGTGGCATATGAGTGCCATcgcagtcataaccgacacagacgagacATGTTTCACATgcacaaaatatttatcatcgtatgtcatatggtgagatgctcccgaatcaagaattcatatggaaggagatatatctGACATACCATAGGAGTttaaacctttagaagaggtggcataCATGGCATGtaattgagtggcaagaagtttttttttttgaagttgttctgcaatatcaaatatttgggaagcaatcttagatgagtatacagagccagaactagagccaatggtagaaggagcagaagcaacaacattggacgatgaccCCCTAAAAATCTTCTTGTGCGTTCTCCCCAATTTCAGAcaatgtgcttgaagagaatcatccttagcatcAGCCGTAACAAATAATGAtaggaaaatacgacaaatacaatcactgagacaaaataaactAAGGATAATCATGTGTTGTGAGAGCCCGATTTCTCCCCCTACATACGTCGTTTCGCTGATctgaccgttgaagacgaagacctgaatgttgtgaacctgctgtccaaaaatcagtccgatccaacggttaaggAATGCGCAATCGATATTTTTGTGAgtctgatttaacaaaatcgggaatagggttactcttctcttttctcttttggtggttgtcttttctatcaaaataatatttctcttctttatagtagatcacaaaatcaaccaaagctctttgatgccatgttaacaatgaaaagaggaagaagagaaacaaccactctagggttttataacatagaatgaatcaaactaaagttaatagggttataataagtatatatataaaagaatagaattgtctaaaatacccttactactaatatataataatattatctaacatttCTATAGTCAGCTACCAAGTGGTGTTCAATCATAAGTGAGTTTGTCCAATTATACCCCCACCGTGGCCTCCGTTAAGGTGACCCCGTTTTCCATATCTTTATATCCTTTATTCGAGAGATATGTGATTGGTGTCAAATGCACAATCACTTCTAGTATTGGTGTCACATAGTGATTGGCCATGGTAGATTTCATGCCTTCCTTCCTTCATTAGTAGAACTAAGTGTGACAATTTTTGCTTTCTTAAAATCATATATGAAGGAAATTTCAATCATGGAATGTTAAATCTCTCTTTCGTACTGAGAAAGAAATACTCATAAATTTGGTTGCTTAAGCCATCCCCTCACGTTGGGGAGGTAATTGAAATACTCTTAATCTCCTTATATTAAGGCTCTAAGAGAAATGGTGGTAGAGATATAAAGTGAATGCGTTTGGACAAGCTCACAGTTAGTAAGAAAAATGATGGTCTAAACTTTTGAGACATAGAAGGTTTCAACTTGGCCAAGTTGGGTAAACAAGGATGAAAGCTCATCACAAATGCTCATTTTCTTCTCTCTAGGATCCTTAAAAGCCAAACATTTTTCTAAGAAAGGTTTCTTGGAATCGGACCACAATCACAACCTATAAGATACACATGGAGAAGCATATTGAGCACTATACCATTGTTATCCATTGGTTATCGCCGGAGAATGTGTGATGGTAAATCTATAGCTACAAGAACTTAGTCTTGGATTCAAACTAAACACCCATGATGCCCACTACACCCTACCCGCCCCCAAGAATCTCCACTGTTAGTCTCTCATCTATTTCATCCACACACTAATGTGACACCAAGACCTCGTCTATGGCCTATTTAATACTAATGATGCAAACCACATTCAGCAAATATTATTAGAGGTAGTTAAAACTACTTATAGTTAAATGAAAGTTATTAGGTTAGTTACATTAATTGCACTATATAAAAGCATCATACTCTAATTGTAACaacaattcatcaaataattattttaagtttatttttctctttaattatttttctctttcttggACTCAACCATGATTCTTAACAAATATCGCTGCAGCATCATGAACCAAgggaataaattattttgagcCTAACAACGATGGAAGATGAAAAAATGTAACGTACcgaattttataataatttattttattaacgaaatatgattttaaataattaatttgattttaaaattattttaaatatatgttgatatattttgtgattaattatcATTATATGAGTATTTCGTGGAAGTTGTTTTTACGGTAGatttattttttccattgatATGAATGATTTTTCTGTATTAATTGGTGAACACAATCATACACCACGCCAAGGACTCAATTCGATCTTACAATTGGATTGAATAAAATGACACTTCGAACCATCCAACCCATGCAATATCTGATTCTGCTACCCGAAAGAAACCCAAAAATGGATACTTGAAGATTAAATGTCTGCTTTAGGAATAACACATGTGCTTTCATCTTGGCACATTCCTCTTGAACTCAAGTCCATCTCTCTACGGTGAAAGGAGAAGCTCGTGTTATTATATTATCTCTCCAATTGGCCCATAGCTAGCTTGGGTTTGCATAATGTCCAATTTGAGTCAGATTGTAAAATTGTAATAGATGCACTTTTATTATATCATCGTACAGTAGTCTCTAATCTTGGACCTGTTTTGAATAAATGTATTTGTTTCTTACAAGCATACCCCAACTACAATGTAGCTTTTTTCCGTAGGGAAGCTAACAAAGTGGCTCATAATCTTGCTAAAGCTTCCATATTACACACTAGCCCTCATAATGTGTATGGGACTCCCTATTGTATCACGAATTTGGTTAATGAAGAAATTAATGCAATAAGTTTCTTTCTCCTAAAAACAAGTTGAAGTATTTTAAATAGTAACATCAACCTATATTCATCGTGACATATGAAagtaatattatcttttttatttatatactttttaatatatatatatatatatatatatatatgatgatcAAAATGATTATTTGATTGTGGACACCAAACAGAAGGAGTAACATGaatctataaatatatattggttacttaatacaaaaaatttaattattctaTCCTATAGTAAGAGATTCATCTgatcatttaatatatattacaaaaaatGTATAAGTAAAAGAAAGaatattattttcatcaaattatttttattaagtacttatatattataaatatcataaatagataatagaagatattatatgaaaaatattttcaatattattaaataaaaagtataattaaaaaagtgtattaagaaattaaataattatttattttaagataattttttaaatcaattgagTCGTTGATTGCAGAATTGCGAGGGAGTATTTCAATGTAGTTTGTTTGATCAATTAAAAtgctattttataaaaaaaattatcaattaaacTACTATCTAGCTCGGACCGACACCTAGGTTTGTGTGGCCCATGttcttatattaaatttaaactataaattagtatataattttttttttaggaaaaacCAGGTGCTATCATATACACACATTACATATAAGACATATctaatgtaataaaataaaatagtgtaaGACAATTAATGGAGTTGAGTCTAGTGGGATACAATACAGTGAATTTAAACTTGAATCTTATTTGAGTAATTAAGTATTTACATTAGTGTATATAATGCATCATTAGGAATGAAAAAACTTACAGAAAAACAAATTAAGACTCTAATACAAATGCAAATGTTGATATTTTTTGGGTAACATCATCCTGTACATGTTTGTTGGAAACATGATATAACTGTcgatattttttatacaaaccTCCAATTATTATTACATAATAGTTGATAATTAATATGTATACTGTACccaaaaaaactataatatgtataaaaattatataataatataactaataattaattaattattactcgATGACAACCATTCGAGTTGTTGTTTTAGGATAAAATCATATGTATCATGATCTCTACTAAATCAAAGGAAGCAATAGCAACGTTACTTCACATCCAAATAATTTCATTagtcaaaacaaaaatcatggaagaaaaaaaacattaatcgACAAAAGTCATgattaaaatttgaagaaaccAGAAGCGTTATAGGAAACTTTCCGATAAGGAATCATTGTCCCTCCCAAATTGTCACCTAGTAACACACCGCCAAGTGTCAACAGAGTTATGgggaaatttaaataataaggTTTCAAATTCAATTCCTATGaagttttaataattttgacttTTATATCAAAGATTTTATAcacaagttattattattattattattattattattattattattattattattattattattattattatgttaacAAATACTTTAATTAAGACACATATAAAAGAACTAATATAGAAATCGTGTTTTGAAATttgtatatttcattttttaaaattttaaataaaatttgttttgaactcaatttttatttttttattcgttAACATATGCAATTGAGCACTTATTAACCACATACATCAGAATAATCATTTTGCCAAGGTAAATGATGAGTGTTACTATCCACTTTCTCAGTCATTTAATTGCTAATTGatcaaaaatatcatatttttatctttttatcttttttatgtaaatcttttgtatcaaataatattatttttttgctaaattatttttattatttattggtgtgttttttactattataaataaaaaatataatgatattttaGACATAGTGTATATAACATTGAATGGTACggtgaaaaaaaaatagttataattatcttgaaaatcaaaatattgacattcattttgaaataaatttttttgtttgttaaagtGATGTTATTTTGAGAGAAACTCTGGTGTAATCATCAAAATTTAGACATCAAGTTTTTGGTCcacttacaaaaataataaaaggtagaaacaaattaaataatatatattttaatgtgtttatttgtaactaattaatgaaatattttgttgGTTTTGAAATGGAGGgagtaataataatatgtaatgACATATTGACATGTcattttcctattttttttctGAATCCCATGTGAGCCTCTCTCGAAGGAAGAGACCCTCCAACCATAAGCCAGCCAGACAGGTACATTGGCACATTGCTAACACTCTCTCACTTGAATTCAATTCTTTAGCTCCTTGTTTTTGAGCACCACCACAAAGTGGTTTTTGGTATACTAGATATTTCTTTATCTTTTCACAAGTGTTTTAAATCTTTGAGGGTAATGATGGGACTAATCCATAAGGAGATGCGAATCTTAAGTGGAGTTAAAGTTTAAAGCTAAAGGTTCATGCTTAGGATTTGCAAGTGTTGCTttcaagagagaaaaagaaggAGCTTTTTTTATTGGCCCTTTTGAAGATTTGTGTTGTAAGAGGCTTTACAATTTGCCAACAAGGTTTTTTATTATGTCAAAGTATTATTGGTGGGGTTGGAATGATTTACAATATTGCATTGAATTCTATTCAAAAAGAATATCCAAATTTGCATGCTTGAGTTTCAAAATCTAAGCATAAAGGGTTTAAACTAAAGTAAATTACCAAGTTTTTTTCCTCATCTACTCTTCAATGTTATTCTCTTTGATGAAATTAGGTAATGAATTTCTTTACAATatgatgcaaaaaaaatgattttctttttaatattttttttttgtatttcattggtcaatttgatatatttagattagcttttaattattttggccAATGAACATCAAAGGAGGTTAAGAAAGTTGTGTTAATTTTTTTGTGtgatttgagagaaaaaaaaaaaaaaaaagatgaaatctTTGAGTAGTGTAGGTCTTGGTCTAAGCATTGTTTTTGGTTGTCTTTTATTGGCATTAGTAGCTGAAGTTTACTACTTATTATGGTGGAAGAAGAGAATAATCAAAAGAGAGATTGAAAATGACAATGTTAACCCTATGAAAGAAATTTTCCACATGTTTTGTTGGAAAACATCATCAACATCTTTCACTCCACCAAATCTTTGTTCTTCAATGACAATATGTGAAAATTTTGTGCATGACCCtgaattacaacaacaacaacaacaatctcATTCACAAAACACCAAAGATTTTCTTTTCAAAACCTTTGGTGATCAAGATGGCATGGAGGAGGCAGATTACATGATGATGAGGCAACAAAATGACCCTTTAGTCCCTCCAAGATTTTTGTTCACAATAGTTGAAGAATCAAAAGAAGATTTAGAATCTGAAGATGGAAACAAATCTAAATGTGGAAAAGATTCCAATGGTAGAAGTTTAGGTGATTTATTAGATGTTGAAACACCTTATTTGACACCTATTGAATCACCAAATTTTTTTACACCTCCTTTTACTCCTATTAATTGTATTAGTCCTTATAATCAACATGGTTTCAACCCTCTTTTTGAATCAGCAACTGATGCTGAGttcaataaaatcaaatcatCACCTCCTCCTAAATTTAAGTTCTTACAAGAAGCTGAAGAGAAGCTTAGGAGAAAATTGCAAGATGATGATTCTCTATTAACAATTGTTGTTGACAAGAAATTTGAAAGAGAGGTTAATCATCAATTTCATCCACAGCAGTATCATTCAAGCACTTCTCAGGTACTTCCGTTAGCTTCTTGACACATTTACCTCTCAATTCCGAAGAAATCGAGATTTTGGATCCTCTACAGCTGTTGTATAGTGTAGCAGTCGTGAAACTGTTAAATTTAGAGTGAAAAAGTTTCTACTAACACCAAAGTTATGACGGTCAATTACGAGGCCTCTTAGTACTTCAAACCAACCGAAACTAAATTTGGATCTTCTACAGCTGCTGCACAATATTTCGTCATAGGACGTAAGACTGTTAGATTTAGAGAGAAAGGTTTCAGCTAATTCGTCATAGGACGTaagttcctttttttttcttcattaattTTTCTAATTACATTGTGAAgaatttcacttttttttccTAAGTTTAGGAATTTGTTTCTTCAGTGAGTTGTTGTGTGATGCAGCTATATTTTAATCTGCCAAATCACTTGTGAGATGTACTCTCAATGTTTCAATAGATATGGAAacaatgaatttttattaaaatttccaTGCTCaccattttatttgattttatttttttcatttttctaatgTATCTGACATGCCACTGTCataataattgataatttttttatagtgaTGAAATGGTCCTACACTTACATACATGCATATGTCTAAAAGACATTGAAGTgtttgtgctatttcattttcttttctttataagACTTTGAATGAGACATATATTGAATCAACATTGTCCCATGTcatgtttttctgtttctttgtCCAACCTAGATTTTACACGGTCACAGTTATGGGTCTGTTTGTTACAGTTTTCTTCCCCCCCCCCCGtgcaaaatcacttttttttaaatattattttgaaaaaaattatttgttaggattaatttaaaataaaaatataaaaaattaaaaattgttttaaataaaaagttgtttttagTAATTTATCTTATGAGTCAAAATTGGATCCTATTTGCCCTGATATATAGTCaaacaatttttcatttatttaggGGTGTACGCCGGTTGAGTTGATTCGGTTTTgacaaaatttctaaaagtgattaagtacaaataaaaattgaattggaTTGGACTGAGTGATCAGATTGGCGGGTCGACCCGCACTCATGCACACTCAtgttcaatttctttttatctctgttttatatttgaatatccGTCTGAACATATCAAATATCACCGCGATCTTTTATCATTTGGTCGGCTGTAGTTTATGGGATAGACTATCCAATTTTAATCCCACCACTTATCTTATGATTAGGCAAAATGAGTCTAAAACATGCAATTAAAATGTAAATGGTCCTAAGAACCAAAAAAACTATCAAAAGAATTCTTATCAAGATTAGATGGTATGAATAACTTTATCCAATCAATTTCCTTTTTTGTCACTATTTTTTAGCCACTAAAGTTAAGACTTAGATCCACTATTATTAAAAGAACACTCAAATCAATTTTATCCCTTGATTTAAGATCTGTCAATTTACATTAtacttttacaaaattatcattaaaacatCTTCATCGTTGATGGTAAATCAGACGACCGAGACAAACAAGTGAATGATAGAGTCTCTATGTCTAATCCAAATTCATAAAGTTGTAGTGAAGTATTAAATGTGCATATTGTTCATAGAAACGTCAAGCACAACATAACTAAGTGACAAATATGATAAAAGAGAGGTTCTGATTTAGTGGCTTTTTGCTAAACAACAAGGGAAGCAAATGCCCGTGAATATGTCTCGTGGGTCATATGACCGAAAGGTTCGCTCTTTCTAACCCCACTACCACGTTGAAGAATCATACCAAGTCAGAATAAGGaatgaatttataattaagattGGATatgtttttattctttataaaattatattttttaatttattttagtccttattttgattttatagaaattaaaagtattaatttttatataattttttaaatagtaattaaaaatgaataaagaaaaattttaaaactaaaaagttggagatttttttataagcattaaaataaaattttaaaac from Cicer arietinum cultivar CDC Frontier isolate Library 1 chromosome 3, Cicar.CDCFrontier_v2.0, whole genome shotgun sequence encodes:
- the LOC101499955 gene encoding uncharacterized protein, which produces MKSLSSVGLGLSIVFGCLLLALVAEVYYLLWWKKRIIKREIENDNVNPMKEIFHMFCWKTSSTSFTPPNLCSSMTICENFVHDPELQQQQQQSHSQNTKDFLFKTFGDQDGMEEADYMMMRQQNDPLVPPRFLFTIVEESKEDLESEDGNKSKCGKDSNGRSLGDLLDVETPYLTPIESPNFFTPPFTPINCISPYNQHGFNPLFESATDAEFNKIKSSPPPKFKFLQEAEEKLRRKLQDDDSLLTIVVDKKFEREVNHQFHPQQYHSSTSQVLPLAS